Part of the Henckelia pumila isolate YLH828 chromosome 2, ASM3356847v2, whole genome shotgun sequence genome is shown below.
CTGTGGAGTAAAACTTTagactttttttatttatttttttatttttttacggCGGTTCCAGATGAGCACGATTTCCGATCGAAAGATTCGCGGTGATCATTATAATTTAATTGTGAGCTTAACATAGACCATAATAATAATCTTACTCCATTATCAATAAATAATATATCtagtaataatttttaaaatttatctaaCTGGCACATCGATCATATCGTAGAACAGTACCGGAGACTCCGGAAACGTGTGCTCTAACTTCTAACATTGACTGTATTATTTCAAGTTAACACTTTTGCAAGTACCGTTAATATTTTcccatatatataaataaaaaaatgatacgGTGAGCAATCATCGTGCTCACATCAAGTTTGTTGATGTGTTACTCACCTATTAAATATGTTTTGATGTCTATGAATTATGATTTAGTTTGTCTCATACTAAAATAACTATGGCTCCCAAATATGAAACCGTACCTTTTAAATTATTCTTTTGGGATAATATATTTAACCAAGAAACCAGAGACATTGAATTAATATTTGCAACAAATATTAGCTAaagttagaaaaaaaaaataaagaaaataacgAATACCCaaatgaattatatatatttgcTTAATGATACAAATATATTCACCAAGAATTTATCAATGGCTTTTCCAACAACGCAGAGAGATACATCTCCTTAAACTCGGGCCCCCGGTCCATCTTCCTCCCAACTCCCCACTTCACTTTCTTGAACCCCACACTCTCTATGAGCGGCACGTACACTTTCTCCAGTTCTTCCCCTACGCAGAAGAAATGGTCCAGCCAGAACAAACCCCCGGGCCTCAGAACCCTGTAAATATCGAAGACCACGAAATGCAACAACGTTGTTGGGATCCAGTTGCTAAGCACATGCATCGAATGTACGATGTCCAGCGTGTTGTCGAAGAATGGAAGCCTCTGTGAAATGCTCATGTATAATGGGATCATCCCTCTCGAAGCAATGAAGCTGTTGAATGGGCCATTCAGATTCATCGAAGTGGTTATTATGGTCACGTTTCTCTGCATCATCCTCACGGCGAACGTGGCCACTCCGCCCCCTATGTCGAGCCCGATTCGGATGGTTCCGGGGGGTCGTTTCATGGACAACACCTCGTCGATGGAGAAGTCGATGTCGGTGCTTCTTGAACCCGTCGTCCAACGATGTTTTTCCCTCCAGTTAAGGTCGAAACAGTCGTTGCAATCGTCGGAGGATCTCTGCATGCGGCGGCTGATCAAGCATGAGTAGCTTTTGCAGGTGTAAGCAGTCCACACGACGGAGGAATCGGAGGGGGTGGACCAAAGGCTGTCGGGGAGAGGATGGGGTTCCGCGTACGCCTTCGGGGCAGCAGGGCGGCAGCGGCGGCGGGGGAGCGGTTCGCAGCCGCCGAGGAGGAGTTTCTGCGCCAACGCCTCGTCGTCAGGGCAGGATCCATTGACCACGTACGACATGTAGCGGCGGAGCAAGGGTCGGAGCCTGATGCATGGGCTGCCGACCGGCGGTAGGATTTCGTCGGAGTCGAAGTTGGCATTGAATCCGTAGGGGAGTTTCTGTGGAGAGGTGAAGGCGATGAACTCCGGCGGAAGGTCGTCGGGTACTGTTTTGGAATGATCGGTTAGTTTCTCCGGCGGCGGTTTTTGATCATCATGAGTGGCTGTGGTTATTGATATTGATGGTGGAGATAATTTGAGTGAGCAAGAAGACATGAAGGTAGTGGAAACAAGCAAAGTGAGAAGATTAGAAGACAAAAGTAGGAAAAGAAAGAATAGGGTTTTGCATGAGATTAGTGATCTTGCAATATTTTGTGAAGAGCTTTCCATTCTAGTTCAGTCTAATTTTCATGCTACTGAAAAGTAGTACTTAATTAGGTTTTATATATGTGTAAGtttgaataatatttataattaattaacaaataCTTGATCCATTTTATATCTATATTTATATTTCCTGGAGATATGCATGCCTCATTAATTGCGcagttaaaaaataataataatttaggcTCCTCATGAGTTGTCTTGAATAAAAAATGTAAGGTCAAAACATGGTATCGTAAATCACGTTGGAGATCtattttaaaactaaaatataaaataattattaggAAATTACGGAGTACTGTGTAtcgtataaaataataataaatgttaAGAAcgtgtttggaaaaaaaatattattttaaagaaaataattaaatttatagtgtgtgaagatttttgaaaaagcAGAAACTAgtgtgtttgataaataaactAGACTAGATAATGTTTCATTGGGTATCGTCTAACATGAATGAATATGAAGAGTAATTTTGGATATATAgacaaaaattaatattaaggGGAAGAAGGTCCATAAAACTTTCTATTTATTTATCAAACTATCAATTAGAATCAACATGTAACTAGTTTCTGGatttggattaaattaaatagaagaaaattttgaaattaaaaaatataaaaaaaactaattattacaaaagaaaaataaacgATTATTTTTTTGAGATTGCAAACACTTCCGAAACAGTATAATTAGAGCTTTATAACAACCATTAGAACTTTATCTGGAACTTTATCTGGTAGGTACGTACGTAGAAATGTTAGTCCACACTATAATTTCAACATTAAAATAATGCAAGAGCAAGCAAAAACTTAATGCCGATGTATATACTATTTCGTACGTGTGATTCTTGATTAACCACCTCCCCTATATGTGATCATGCAATCATTATACGACAACTTCGATATTAGAATATTATTAATACACCATATATATTCAGTTGTTTAATTAGCCGAAAATATTCCAAACAATCAATGTGATCAGAATAATTCTGAAATTTCGTACGTGTGATTCTTGATTAACCACCTCCCCTATATGTGATTATTTATCACACACAACACATGCAACACAAAACAAATTACGAGGACATatacctttttttaaaaaatatagaaaTATTGATTTATCATCGAGTCATACCAATttccataacaaaattaatCTCGATTCGTTTAATTCTCATTCTATAGTATCACTTCAATATATACCGATGCAGTCACCGAAGATATTATTGTTTAGCTAGTTGGATATTGTACATGAGTTAATTCTTAGGCATCGCTTGACTCGTGGATGAGATGATGAATGATTTTTAAAGATGATAAAAGAGAGGAAACACTAATTAAAGcattatatatatcaaaacttTTATTCATAACACAGCTACAATAAAATCTTGAATTCTTCTCCTCAGCTCCATTGATTTCTTAGGAGCTTAATTTGGCCGAGTCCAAATAGCCTCTTAAGAGAAAGTCAATGCCACCTTAATTTTCAAGCTCGaagaaaattcaaattaaagcaaaataataatactaataataacaCCGATGTGGATCCTAAATTTGAGGAGAAACGTGAACAATATGTTATATGGGaactattaatttttttttatatataaaaaaaagtaGATCTTCTCTATGAAATAATGTCATGCTcctatatttgtgagatatagGATGGTTTTGTATAGTTACAgtggaaaataatatttttaatgagttaaatttatcGAAAACTCTTCTAAAAAATTAGCTGACAGGtggggagaagaccatgagtatggGCCTGGGCCAGGATTCAGAAGAATTTGTACTTAATCCTGGTGGTACAAGTTCGATttctggggagggcaaaaactcccccaACCAGGTGGGGAGAAAGACCATGAGTATGGGCCTGGGCCCCAGAGCAAAAGGCCAGATGGGACAGAAGCAGAGGGACGCACCCAACCCATTACAGttataatcatatattacatGCCCATTAAATAAAGTTATATCATTATAATTTCATGCCCATTAATTATCATtattagtcctgcatgtttcgatttttgacaattttcgttttttttttttcgaaaatactTACGTGACACtctacacgtcagctccacatcagcactacaATGGTTTCACATCAGCGTTGCATCGGAAAAAGaactaaaattaccaaaaaaaattaaaaataacggACTAAACctgaaatctgaaaacataaaggaccaaaatcgcaaaatgacaaaattACAGGAcgaaaaaagcaattttcccttattattatttttacaaaATTGGAATTGATATAGAGAATATATTTTCAATACCTTAATTCGTTAGTATTAATGTATTATTGAATTGTTAATTATGTCAAGACATGGCAAAGGACGTGTCGATCAAATTATAGAATTTTTGTACATTTTCCATAATTTCACTTATGACATCATGCATATTGCAtatatgaatttaaaatttctttagtcAACATATGTAATATGCATATTGTGCATATTTAATTTTACGAATTAATTAAATGAACTCATAAATGATCCCAAAGCACTCGTGCATGAAACTATAATATGAGTCAAAAATTAAAAGTTCGCATGGGATGATATTTTTGAATACATGCCATATAAATTGCCGGCCACCTTTCATTAAAGAGgaacaaaattataaatttcgTCAAACAAAAAGCACTACCTTCGGCCTTTTGCCGGGGATTGAACAAGATATATATTTTCTTGTTACAACCAATGTTAATCACGTATATTTAAAAATAGGAGCTTTTATTGtctaataattaaattattagcACATCTTCTGAAATTAATAaagcatatattttttttaattaatggtgtgattaaaagtaaataattaaaatgaaaGTGCAAGCGTCGTGGGTTAGACTTGACGCCGCCAAACAAAGAATAACTTCTGCAGACAACTAATAAAAGGAGATTTGAACAATATCTTTTTTTAGACTTTTCAAACCTGACTGATACATTAACTTCGTCAAAAAAAGAACATACTATGAAGTTCACATGAAATGTGATCGAAACCCCCATGCACCCcaccacatatatatataaatatttgtcACCATAAGATATCTGGGGATCATATATAGAGAAATAAAAAGAACAGAAAATGGAaagaaataaacaaaagattaaTATTACAAAGTTAAAATACAAGAAACCAGGGAACTTCATGGGCAGCCAGCCCTGCAAGAAGCACCCCAAACACAAGCAGTCGCCTGGGGTTTGCTCCATTTGCTTAGGAGAAAGGCTTTCCAAAGTATCTAATAGTAGCAGAAGCTCTTATAAACTCGCgtcatcttcatcatcatcttcttctggTTCCTATCTCTCTTCTTTATCTTCATCCAATGATTCCTCATATTCGTCTCCGGTTCATGTGAATTATTCTTGTCTTTTGGACTTGGAACCTAGAAAATCCTTCAGGGTTTTCAAGAATGTAGGCCAAAATGTGATCAACAAGAGTAGGTCGATGAACTTCGGGTTGCCACGAAGAAAAGAGGAGGAGGGTTCCATGGATGAAAACAAAGGTAAGAACATCGCCGCCGTTAAACGAGGGTTTTGGTCCAAGTTGTTGCCGAGAAAAAGTAGGGGATTGATGCACTCTACAACTATGAGAGAAATGGTGATTAAAGAAAGTTCTTTGGCATAGATTTGTGGTGGCCaattaagaaagaaaagaaaatcatCACTATCtagatcaaaatatatatatttagatgGGGAGGAGCTGAAATTAAGAAACGGGATACAAGTACCGGGAAATCTTATATCAATATCCTTATGATAATGTACgtattcattaattaattattctttCTATTCAtttgatatattaattaattcgtaaaaaaattaatttgtctTGGCTTTGTAACATTGATGCCCGAaaatttgatcaatgaaagaTTTCTCTTATTCTATTATTTTACATTACCTTTTGCTTGTTTGGCGCGGGTGCTAGCTAGATCGAATGACCCGATGACCACGCAAttgaattaataaataaataaattattgagtTAATACTACACACccgaaatttgaaatatttttctacAATTTGGTTCCTGGTCAATTTTTAGCCTCAAAATATTAATTCATGACATGTTTTGTCTCAAAATATCTGGTGAATCAGTACTCGCTTATAAACTACACAAATATATGTCTTAATTCCCGATTTAAACAAGATTACAAAATGCATGATAATAAAGTAGAAAACTAAAAACCACTTGCAAACTGTGATAAAATTGGTGATCATGAGGTTTTTGATCTAGTGTGAGTGGGGGTGTAACTGTGTATGTTgggaatgcaatcaaagtcttaTTAAAAATATCAAGAGGAAGATCatgagttaaaaaaaaaaaaagattgaatGATATATTCATTAATACTAGGTCACTTGAGTGAAGTCCAAGAACAAATCTATGAGCGTTTAGACCCAAAGATGGGGTTCCTTTGCACAACAGTCTTAAGAATATTCTTCTTTtggaaatattttaattttatgtaaaTTTTCGGTAACTTTAAAATATGGTGGTTCTATGGATATTTATACTACACAAAAAACTCCTCTGAATTGGTCTGACGAGTCAATTTGATGTTTTATTTGGGTcacccatgaaaaatattactttttatgtcaaatatAGATAGGATTGATATGTTTCTCTTATAAAGATTTATGACACCGTATCACAAGAGATCTACTGTTTAAACGGGTAAATGAACGGTGAGATATTAATTTAGTTTCAAATTCCATTTATCTATCTGTTATGTATCCATCGGTCAATATTGAGTCATTGACCATTGCTATCTTGCAGTTTAGGGAAATTATGGATTTTCCAACCTAACCCGGAAAAATGtttgtttttaaaagaaaaagaaaaagaaaaagaaaaagaaaaagaaaaagaaaaaaaaaaacagaaaaagtGATCATATTTTGGAAGAATGACATATATAAAGGTCTGATAGTTGAAAATAGAAATGTGAAGGATTTAAAATGCAATTTCATTGAGTAATTTTATATGAATGCAAGCGATCGTGTCTGGAGAGTAGGGACGTGAACGAAACAAGGTGCTCACAGGTCATTGAGAGTTCCGCTAGATATAAAGCTCATTCGACATCGTTGATTAAACTTATCAAGTCAAGACTGAACTTCATCGACCTCGAGACAAACTTCAAAGATACTCTCCTCTTGAACTCGTTAAAATGTTTGTTTAAAAACTCGCGAGCTCGAGTCCATCTCGCTTACTATCCATCTCGCTTACTATCGCGAGATATTAGTTTATAAATTTCCATTCTATTGTATGCTCGAACTCGATTCTATATCAAAATCGAGTTCTATTATATGCTTAACTAGTTCGAAAATAAACCCATTTAACGAGCCCGGTGTAAGCCATTTGCAATCCTTGAAATTTCAAGATGAGCCGGACTCGAACATCATATTGTTTGGTTCGATTTGGTTCTTTTACATCAACCACAGGTTGGTTGATCTTTTCACACATCTACGAGGACAAACAAAAGTTCGAAAGAAGATGTAACGAGTACAACTTGTATCCAAAGCGCAAAACTCCACAAAGCTCCGTATTTCTTCGCATTTTTTACACACAAAGATGGAACCATTTCACCAGCAGTATTATTGGCACACGTACGATCAAGAACACTGCCATACCAAGATAAAAATCATGCTTGCACATATTCATATCACACACAGATAATAGTCGAAGAGATCTTCAATCGGCTTTTTTGGATGCATTTTGGTCTGGGGAATACCGAGTATTAGAGTACGATGAAACTGCAGAACCCGTAATGTAGAAGAAACGTTTTCCAAGACCGAAGCTTTTCTTAGCTGCCAGCCACAAGGTCCAAAAGAATCCAATCCAACCTGTTTATAGAATGAACAATGAGTATGGATCAATGCACTGTAAAATTCTCGGGCGAAAAGAAATGGAAAAGAAAATCATTACGAAGATTCGCTTACATTAAAATACGAAGGATATTGCTGTAACGTCTTAAATTTGATTACAGTATTAAGCCAAGTGTTGCCTAATGTAAGATCTGACATGTTCTGTGTGGTCCTATGATTTAATAACCCTGATTGTATGCTCTACAGTGATCTCATATGTGGCGTGTAAgcgatattttttttcttaataaacCTGGTTGTATGCTCTAGAATGCAAGAGCTAGGACTTGTGTACATAAATCTCAACATCATCTCCTTCCTCCTACAATCAAAACAACGTATTGTCTTGATCGATTGTCCTTACTGTCATCCAAATTTATGTTTTCTCCCTCAAGAGTATGAAACTAAAATGGTGGGTAACACTGTGTCCAACATTTTGGAAATAAATGAATGAAAATATATACAAAAActtatactcgaattaaaaagTTAAAATACAAATCTGCAATATGTAGTGGTCATGTAATTGAGTTGCTcatttttcagaatctgaagatgcTTCTTCATGAACTTCATTGGACtgtaataaaaaaacaatagaTGGTGGTTTTAAACTCTCTCACATTCTATTTGCCATTTTTTGAAGATGGTTACTGTAGCAATATACCCTTTTATCCTGAAACAACAAGAGCAGTTAAG
Proteins encoded:
- the LOC140884250 gene encoding probable methyltransferase At1g29790, which codes for MESSSQNIARSLISCKTLFFLFLLLSSNLLTLLVSTTFMSSCSLKLSPPSISITTATHDDQKPPPEKLTDHSKTVPDDLPPEFIAFTSPQKLPYGFNANFDSDEILPPVGSPCIRLRPLLRRYMSYVVNGSCPDDEALAQKLLLGGCEPLPRRRCRPAAPKAYAEPHPLPDSLWSTPSDSSVVWTAYTCKSYSCLISRRMQRSSDDCNDCFDLNWREKHRWTTGSRSTDIDFSIDEVLSMKRPPGTIRIGLDIGGGVATFAVRMMQRNVTIITTSMNLNGPFNSFIASRGMIPLYMSISQRLPFFDNTLDIVHSMHVLSNWIPTTLLHFVVFDIYRVLRPGGLFWLDHFFCVGEELEKVYVPLIESVGFKKVKWGVGRKMDRGPEFKEMYLSALLEKPLINSW